The DNA region GGACAAAGTAGTTTTAAACACTGTAGGCCATACGATTCAATTTTGAGTTGCTGTTGCTGCGGCAAAAGATAAATAATTAAGGCCACAATCCTCTAAGTTTAGCATATAGTTTTTAATGCTGGGTTCCAGCTTTTGCTGGAATCCAGTTACAACATTAATGGAAGCTAATAATAGAAAATGCAAATTAACTTAAGCCTTAAACAGCATTGTATTCAAACATCAATAAAAAAAGTTTACGAAAAATTACTTACAGGCTATTTTAAAAAATTTAATGTTAAAGAATTAATAATAGATATCGATTCCATAGAAACTCGAATTGAAGCTTTAAAATTTTTTTTGGAAAACGCTGATTTTGGATATCTTAGAAGCAATTATCCTGAATTAAACGGCAATAAAATCGTTGACGCGGTTTTATATGTCCCAGATAATAAGCGTGATATGAAAATATTATTAAAAGACCTTGTAATCGAACCAAAGTGGAAAAATATATTATTGTGATGGGAGTATTTTTGTATGATAATTAGTGTAGCAAGCGGAAAAGGAGGAACCGGTAAAACAACCGTAGCGGTTAACCTTGCATTATCAATAAATTCAAATGTCGCTTTATTAGATTGTGACGTAGAAGAGCCAAATGGTCATATTTTTATTAAAGCGGCTTACGATAAAACTGAAACAGTTTTCACTCCTGTGCCTGAAGTAGATGAAAAAAAATGTAACTTATGTGGAAAATGTGGAGATATATGTAGATTTAAAGCTATAGTTATGGCTGGTGATTCAGTTATGACATTTCCTGAATTATGCCATAGCTGCGGTGGATGCAAAGAAATATGTCCAGAAAAAGCAATTACGGAAGTTGGTCGAGAATTAGGTTTTATCCAAAGAGGCTTAAAAAATAACATTGAGTTTATTTATGGAAAATTAAGAGTGGGAGAAGCAATGTCTCCTCCTTTAATTCGAAAAGTCCGTTCTTTTTCCCATAATAACAAAATAATCATTATAGACGCCCCGCCTGGAACATCATGCCCTGTAATAGCATCATTAAAAGGAAGCGATTTTGTAGTGTTAGTAACCGAACCAACTCCTTTTGGATTACATGATTTAAAACTCGCTGTTTCGGCAGTTCGATACCTTAATATTTCCCACGGATTAGTCATTAATCGCTCAGATATTGGAGATAATAAAGTTGTAGAATATGCAAAAAAAGAGAAAATTCCAATCCTTATGGAAATACCTTTTGATAGAAAGATTGCTGAAATTTATTCACGAGGAGAAACAATTGTAGAAAACCTACCTGAATGGAAAGAAAAATTTTATAAATTATATGAAAATATTGAAGCATTAATTAAATCGGAGGCGGCCTAAATGAAAGAATTAACTATAATTAGTGGAAAGGGTGGGACTGGCAAAACGAGTATAGTTGCCGCTTTTGCATCATTAGCAGAAAAGTTCATATTGTGCGATGCTGACGTGGATGCTTCTGATCTTCATTTAATATTTAATCCTCAAATAATTGAGCGCCATGAATTCAAGTCCGGAAATAAAGCAGTAATAAATAAAGAAAAATGTACTCAATGCGGTTTATGCTTATCTCTATGCAGATTTGAAGCTATAAATAAAGAATTCAAAGTTGATTCCCTTGCATGTGAAGGATGTGGCGTCTGTGTTGATTTTTGTCCTGAAAATGCAATAGATTTTCCCCAAAATAATTGTGGTGAATGGTTTATTTCCGATACACGTTTTGGGCCATTTGTTCATGCTCAACTTGGAATAGCTGAAGAAAACTCTGGAAAACTTGTTACAATTGTTAGAAAAGCCGCTCAAAAACTTGCAAAAGAAAAAGAATTTAATTTAATTTTAACAGATGGTCCTCCTGGAGTAGGCTGTCCAGTAATTGCTTCTATTGGAGGATCAAGTGCCGTATTAATTGTTACTGAACCTACGATGTCGGGTAAACATGATATGGAAAGGGTAATTACTCTATCAGAGCATTTTAAAGTTCCTGTCATGATATGTGTTAATAAATCTGACCTTAATTTAAGCGTAGCTCAAGATATAGAAAAAACAGCCAAAGCTACTAATATAACTTTTTTAGGCCACATACCCTTTGATCCCATCTTTACAAAAGCTATGGTATGTCAACAAAATATATTTGAATATAATGACAAATCAGAAGCAGCTATCGCTGTAAAAAAAATTTGGACAAAAATTTTAAATAAACTTAATTAAATTAGTTATACAGGAATATTAATGCTAAATTTTTTTATCTTACGCCATAAGGTTGTTTTGTTTATGCCTAATTCCTGCGCAGTAGCAAGCTTTTTAAAACTATTTCTGGACAAAGCATCAAGAATGACTTGTTTTTCTATTTCTGCAAGAGTTCTAATTTTTAATAGTCCGTTATTGATTTTCGATGTAGCAATACTTTTAGGTAAATGAAATGGCTCTATTAGAGCGGATCTACAAAGAACAAAGGCATGTTCGATAGCATTCTGTAATTCACGAATATTGCCAGGCCAATCATAATTAATAAGCAGCACCATTGCATCTTCTGAAACATCAACGATATCTTTTCCTTTGGCATGGTTAAACCTGTCAATAAAACTCTCGACTAAAATGGGTATATCTTCTTTTCGAGCCCTCAGCGGAGGTAATTCTATTTTGATAACATTAATACGATAATAAAGATCTTCACGGAATTTTTTTTCTTTAACCATTGTTTCCATATCTTTATTTGTAGCCGTTATTACCCGAACATTTGCTTTTTGTGGATTAGTGCCGCCAAGGGGTTCAAACTCTTTTTCTTGAAGAACTCTTAAAAGTTTAACTTGGAGAGCCGTAGAAATATCTCCAATTTCATCTAAAAAAATAGAGCCTCCTTCAGCCAAAGCAAAACGTCCTGGTTTATCTTTACGGGCATCTGTAAATGCGCCTGCAATATATCCAAAAAGCTCTGATTCCAATAGTGTATCTGGTATAGCTCCACAGTTAATTGTTATTAAAGGGGCATTTTTGCGTGCACTCATGTTATGAATCGCTCTGGCAATAAGCTCTTTTCCTGTACCGCTTTCGCCATAGATAAGCAAATTACTTTCACTCTCAGCTATTTGTGGTAAAATTGAAAAAAGCTGGTGCATTTCATAATTTTGACTAATTATATCTGAAAAAACATTCTGTTTTCGCAACGCCTTTCGAAGTTTTTCCACAACAGTAAGATCACGAAATGTTTCAACTCCTCCAATAATTTGGCCTTTTTCATTCTTAAACAATGCCGTACTGATGCTTATGGGTACTCGTTTGCCCTTGCTTGTCATAATATAAACGGATTTATTTATAATCGGAGTACCTGTTTCCAGTGTATTTTTCAAAGCGCAATCGGTTTCGCAGATATTTGCTCGAAAAACTTCACAGCACGGTCTACCAATAGCTTCCATTTTATCTATACCCGTAATTTTCTCTGCGGCTTTATTAAAAGAAGTAACTATCCAATTAAGATCAACCGTAAAAACACCTTCAGTAATACAGTTTAGGATTTCTTCGGTGGTTTGATTATTGTCAGATATCATATATTGCGTTTCCTAATTGAATCAAAACATATTTTGCTTTATAAAGTTAAACTCTGGTCATAAGGCTTAATGTTTATCAATCCTCAAAAATAAAAAAAATGAATGATAACAATTTCTTGTTCAACCTATTAAAAACATAATTAAAAATAATGAAATAATAAATAAAATATGTTATTATCTCAAAACATACTGAAAGTAAATGATTAAATAGTGACTAAACGAAAATTCTATATCATCCGATTTTAATACCCGATAAATATCAAAATCAAATTACTCTTAAGTTTTTGAAAAATGAATATTGACTTCTTAAATTTCAATCACGAAAAATATATGGAACTTGCCATTGAAGAAGCTTTAAAAGCTAAAAACTGCGGTGAAGTTCCAGTTGGAGCAGTCATCATTGATGCAGATGGAAATATTTTATCAAAAGCCTATAATTCACCCATATTGCTTAATGATCCAACAGCTCATGCTGAAATCATTGCCATAAAAAAAGCGGGCAATGTAATTAAGAACTACAGACTTATAAATACGACTATTTATGTTACAATTGAGCCTTGTATAATGTGCATGGGCGCAATTATAAATTCAAGAATAAAAAGATTAGTTTTTGGGGCCCATGAGCCTAAATGGGGTTCTTCTGGCTCAATTTATGATTTCCCTAATGACAGCAGGCTTAATCATTCTCCTGAAGTGATAAAAGGCATTTTAGAAAATGAGTGTAAATCAATAATAAAAAAATTTTTTGATTTGCGCCGTAAAACAAAATATAGTAACAAAGGAATTGAAAAACTTGATTAATATTAAAATCATAATTAAATGAATAAGGAGATAAAAAAGTGGCAAACATCGCAATTATTGGAACTCAATGGGGAGATGAGGGAAAAGGAAAAATTGTTGATTTACTCGCAGAATTTGCTGATATAGTAGTTCGCTTTCAAGGAGGAAATAATGCTGGGCATACAATGGTAGTTGATGGAGAACAGTTTATATCTCATCTTATTCCGTCAGGGATATTGCAAAAGAAAAAATGCTTTATTGGAAACGGAGTTGTCGTAGATCCTTCTGTGTTAATTCAAGAAATAGATCGTTTAACAAAAAAGGGCGTAGATGTAAGTCCTGAAATGTTAAAAATAAGTCACAATGCGCATATAATAATGCCTTATCATAAAACTATTGATATGGCTCGAGAGAATAAACAGGCTGAAAAAAAGATTGGAACTACCGGAAGGGGTATAGGCCCGTGCTATGAAGATAAAGTTTCAAGAAGAGGAATAAGATTCGTTGATATTATCGATTTAGATGTTTTTAGAGAAAAACTTGAAGAAATATTAGACGAAAAAAATTTTTACTTAAAAAACTATTTTAAAACAGATACTTTGGATTTCAATGAAATTTTTAACGACTTTAAAAAATTCGCTGAAAGACTCACTCCTTACGTTGCAGACATCTCTTTTTCTCTTAGTGAGGCGTTTAAACAAGGAAAGCAAGTTCTTTTTGAAGGTGCACAAGGAACCTATCTTGATATTGATCACGGAACTTATCCATATGTAACATCTTCAAATACTGTATCTGGAAATGCTTGTAGTGGCGCTGGAGTAGGTCCAAAAGATATTACAGGAGTTATTGGAGTTGTTAAAGCTTATACAACAAGAGTCGGGGAAGGACCATTTCCAACTGAACTTTTCGATGAAGCTGGTGAATATATACAAAAAAAAGGTGCAGAATTTGGAGCAACTACAGGCAGAAAAAGAAGATGCGGATGGCTTGATTTCGTTATTTTAAAAAATGCCGTAAGATTAAATGGACTTACTGGCATAGCAATAACAAAATTAGACGTACTTGGAGGTTTAAAAAACCTAAATATTTGCACTGAATACGAGCATAAAGGAAAAATTATTAAAGAATTTCCTTCAAGCCTTAAAATTCTATCAGAATGCAATCCGATACATGAATCGCTTCCAGGATGGGAAGAAGATATTTCAAAAATAAGAAAATTTGAAGATCTTCCAATTAATACTATTAATTATTTAAAAAGAATAGAATCAGTTCTTCAAGTACCAATAAAAATAATTTCAGTAGGGCCTGGAAGAGAAGAAACTATTATTAAAAAAAATGATTTTATATAAAACCAAGTAAACTTAATCTGTAGAACTATTATGTATTCTCTGTGTAATAATAAATTTCACAGAGAATACGGAATATTATAGTAACAAACAACATTATAAAATGCGATACAACAAAATAAATAACGAACTTTTTATTAAAAATCGAAAAAATTTTAAAGAACGTCTAAAACCTAACTCAATAGCCATTTTTAATTCTAATGATGTGGTGTGTTACAATGCTGACGAATCAAGGCCTTTTATTCAAAATACGGATCTTTTTTATTTAACTGGTATTGACCAAGAAGACACATGTTTGATAATTTTTCCAGATTCCAGAGAAGAAGATGCTAAAGAAATATTATTCATTCAAGATTACGATGAGAAAAGAATAATATGGGAAGGGCTAAAGCTCAATGAAAAAGAAGCATCGGAAATATCTGGTATAAAAACTGTATATTCTTTATCTCAATTTAATCCGATTTTCACATCCCTTGTTTTTGAAGCCGAACACATATATTTAAATACAAACGAGCACCTAAGATATGTTTCTCCAATTGAAACAAAGGATGCAAGGTTTTTAAAATGGTGCTTGCAATCTTTTCCTCTTCATAAATATGAGCGTTCCGCTCCAATAATGCATGATATTAGAATTATTAAGTCCCCAATTGAAATAGAATTACTCAAAAAGGCTATAGATATAACTAAAAAAGCTTTTTTTAAAGTTCTTAATTTCGTTAAACCAGGCGTATGGGAATACGAAATTGAAGCAGAAATTTATTATGAATTTTTAAAAAATCGTTCCAGAAGGCCTGCTTTTGAAATTATAGTAGCATCTGGCAAACATTCATGTTATCTTCATTCTATAACAAAGAACAAACAATGTAATGATGGAGATGTTGTTTTAATTGATTACGGAGCGGAATACGCAAATTATTCAGCAGATATTACTCGTACTATTCCAGTTAATGGGAAATTTAATCATCGTCAAAAGGCTGTATATAATTCTGTATTAAAAATACACAAAGAAGCTATTAAGCTTCTTTTAGCAGGAAAAATAA from Desulfobacterales bacterium includes:
- the tadA gene encoding tRNA adenosine(34) deaminase TadA, which translates into the protein MNIDFLNFNHEKYMELAIEEALKAKNCGEVPVGAVIIDADGNILSKAYNSPILLNDPTAHAEIIAIKKAGNVIKNYRLINTTIYVTIEPCIMCMGAIINSRIKRLVFGAHEPKWGSSGSIYDFPNDSRLNHSPEVIKGILENECKSIIKKFFDLRRKTKYSNKGIEKLD
- a CDS encoding aminopeptidase P N-terminal domain-containing protein, with the protein product MRYNKINNELFIKNRKNFKERLKPNSIAIFNSNDVVCYNADESRPFIQNTDLFYLTGIDQEDTCLIIFPDSREEDAKEILFIQDYDEKRIIWEGLKLNEKEASEISGIKTVYSLSQFNPIFTSLVFEAEHIYLNTNEHLRYVSPIETKDARFLKWCLQSFPLHKYERSAPIMHDIRIIKSPIEIELLKKAIDITKKAFFKVLNFVKPGVWEYEIEAEIYYEFLKNRSRRPAFEIIVASGKHSCYLHSITKNKQCNDGDVVLIDYGAEYANYSADITRTIPVNGKFNHRQKAVYNSVLKIHKEAIKLLLAGKIMDEYKAEVGEIVEKELIDLKLLSFSDVKKQDKNKPLYKKYFMHGISHHLGLDVHDLGSKYKKFEEGMVLTCEPGIYLPEENIGIRLENDMLITKNGNINLSSEIPIEIEEIEEIMNNSKTI
- a CDS encoding ATP-binding protein, translating into MKELTIISGKGGTGKTSIVAAFASLAEKFILCDADVDASDLHLIFNPQIIERHEFKSGNKAVINKEKCTQCGLCLSLCRFEAINKEFKVDSLACEGCGVCVDFCPENAIDFPQNNCGEWFISDTRFGPFVHAQLGIAEENSGKLVTIVRKAAQKLAKEKEFNLILTDGPPGVGCPVIASIGGSSAVLIVTEPTMSGKHDMERVITLSEHFKVPVMICVNKSDLNLSVAQDIEKTAKATNITFLGHIPFDPIFTKAMVCQQNIFEYNDKSEAAIAVKKIWTKILNKLN
- a CDS encoding sigma 54-interacting transcriptional regulator, which translates into the protein MISDNNQTTEEILNCITEGVFTVDLNWIVTSFNKAAEKITGIDKMEAIGRPCCEVFRANICETDCALKNTLETGTPIINKSVYIMTSKGKRVPISISTALFKNEKGQIIGGVETFRDLTVVEKLRKALRKQNVFSDIISQNYEMHQLFSILPQIAESESNLLIYGESGTGKELIARAIHNMSARKNAPLITINCGAIPDTLLESELFGYIAGAFTDARKDKPGRFALAEGGSIFLDEIGDISTALQVKLLRVLQEKEFEPLGGTNPQKANVRVITATNKDMETMVKEKKFREDLYYRINVIKIELPPLRARKEDIPILVESFIDRFNHAKGKDIVDVSEDAMVLLINYDWPGNIRELQNAIEHAFVLCRSALIEPFHLPKSIATSKINNGLLKIRTLAEIEKQVILDALSRNSFKKLATAQELGINKTTLWRKIKKFSINIPV
- a CDS encoding adenylosuccinate synthase, yielding MANIAIIGTQWGDEGKGKIVDLLAEFADIVVRFQGGNNAGHTMVVDGEQFISHLIPSGILQKKKCFIGNGVVVDPSVLIQEIDRLTKKGVDVSPEMLKISHNAHIIMPYHKTIDMARENKQAEKKIGTTGRGIGPCYEDKVSRRGIRFVDIIDLDVFREKLEEILDEKNFYLKNYFKTDTLDFNEIFNDFKKFAERLTPYVADISFSLSEAFKQGKQVLFEGAQGTYLDIDHGTYPYVTSSNTVSGNACSGAGVGPKDITGVIGVVKAYTTRVGEGPFPTELFDEAGEYIQKKGAEFGATTGRKRRCGWLDFVILKNAVRLNGLTGIAITKLDVLGGLKNLNICTEYEHKGKIIKEFPSSLKILSECNPIHESLPGWEEDISKIRKFEDLPINTINYLKRIESVLQVPIKIISVGPGREETIIKKNDFI
- a CDS encoding ATP-binding protein, whose translation is MIISVASGKGGTGKTTVAVNLALSINSNVALLDCDVEEPNGHIFIKAAYDKTETVFTPVPEVDEKKCNLCGKCGDICRFKAIVMAGDSVMTFPELCHSCGGCKEICPEKAITEVGRELGFIQRGLKNNIEFIYGKLRVGEAMSPPLIRKVRSFSHNNKIIIIDAPPGTSCPVIASLKGSDFVVLVTEPTPFGLHDLKLAVSAVRYLNISHGLVINRSDIGDNKVVEYAKKEKIPILMEIPFDRKIAEIYSRGETIVENLPEWKEKFYKLYENIEALIKSEAA